The following are encoded together in the Candidatus Methylomirabilis oxygeniifera genome:
- a CDS encoding putative Selenium-binding protein, precursor (Evidence 3 : Function proposed based on presence of conserved amino acid motif, structural feature or limited homology) produces MKTLSRLTGMLWLVAVMLMGGPAFADETCQSPFLPKVTGQEDYVYVWTLGIKGVGDGNDSLVTVDVHPKSKTYGQIIHRVSVPGRHEAHHAGFTDDRRYLWAGGLDDSHIFIFDVASDPARPKLVKTITSFVKDTGGLVGPHTFYALPGRMLITALSNANDSSGRTGLAEYSNEGRFIRTIWMPKEAPYGYDVRVNINLNRMLTSSFTGKKNFMRPLGELIKDAEAMKEFGDTVVVWDFHARKPLQVLQVPGAPLELRWALQPNHYYAFTATALAHQLVLIHQQEDGTWAAKSVADLGDTLPVDISIAPDDSKLYVASFMDGRLRVYDIANPFKPKLIEQVKVGEMANMVSESWDGTRLYVTNSLLSKWDKPGDYWLKAYAWENGKLAHKFTTDFNSVGRAHLMNFGSKGLRTKGE; encoded by the coding sequence ATGAAAACACTATCTCGCCTGACAGGAATGCTGTGGCTCGTGGCCGTGATGCTGATGGGTGGCCCTGCCTTCGCCGATGAGACCTGCCAGTCACCGTTCCTCCCAAAGGTGACCGGGCAGGAGGACTATGTCTATGTCTGGACGCTGGGAATCAAGGGGGTGGGCGACGGCAACGATAGCCTCGTCACCGTTGACGTACATCCCAAGTCCAAGACCTACGGGCAGATTATCCATCGGGTGTCTGTCCCTGGGCGGCATGAGGCCCACCATGCCGGATTTACCGACGATCGGCGGTATCTGTGGGCGGGAGGTCTGGACGACAGCCACATCTTCATCTTCGATGTTGCCTCAGATCCAGCCAGGCCCAAGCTGGTCAAAACGATTACAAGTTTTGTGAAAGACACGGGCGGTCTTGTCGGTCCCCACACCTTCTATGCCCTGCCGGGACGGATGTTGATTACAGCACTCTCGAACGCGAACGACAGTTCAGGCAGGACAGGGCTCGCGGAGTACTCCAACGAAGGGCGTTTTATCCGAACGATCTGGATGCCGAAGGAGGCGCCCTATGGCTATGATGTGCGGGTCAACATCAATCTGAACCGGATGCTGACCTCCTCCTTCACCGGCAAGAAAAACTTCATGCGGCCGCTCGGCGAGTTGATCAAAGACGCGGAGGCGATGAAGGAGTTCGGCGATACAGTCGTCGTGTGGGACTTCCATGCCCGCAAGCCGCTACAGGTCCTGCAAGTCCCCGGCGCACCGTTGGAGCTGCGCTGGGCACTCCAGCCGAACCACTATTACGCCTTTACAGCGACGGCGCTGGCCCACCAGCTTGTCCTCATCCACCAGCAGGAGGATGGTACCTGGGCCGCCAAGTCCGTCGCCGACCTCGGCGATACCCTCCCCGTCGATATCAGCATCGCACCGGACGACAGCAAGCTGTACGTGGCGTCGTTCATGGACGGGAGGCTGCGAGTCTATGATATCGCCAATCCCTTCAAACCGAAGCTGATCGAACAGGTGAAGGTGGGTGAGATGGCCAATATGGTCTCCGAATCGTGGGATGGCACACGCCTCTACGTCACCAACTCGCTCCTCTCGAAATGGGATAAGCCGGGGGACTACTGGCTGAAGGCCTATGCGTGGGAGAACGGGAAGCTCGCGCACAAGTTTACGACCGACTTCAACTCGGTGGGACGGGCTCACCTCATGAACTTCGGAAGTAAGGGGCTGCGCACCAAGGGTGAGTAG
- a CDS encoding Amino acid permease-associated region, whose protein sequence is MPIIDEETELNVFERVAEYQPAPSWRTWLFGRPLQSADAPHQTIGKTVGLAVFASDALSSTAYATDEILFVLAAVGIAAFAYALPISLAIVALLTILTLSYEQTIHAYPGGGGAYIVARDNLGELPAQTAGAALLTDYILTVSVSVASGVAQLTSAYPFLIPYRVVLSVGFILFIMLINLRGVRESGVTFSIPTYFFLAMMFSTVGIGFYRYMTGSLDAVVNPPSLRAPEMASVSLFLILHAFSNGTTAVTGVEAISNGITAFKEPRSRNAGMTLIWMSAVLGTLFLGITFLAVKVGALPSEQETVISQLARTVFQGQGLLYLATIAGTTLILVMAANTAFADFPRLSALQAGDGFLPRQLTYRGSRLVFSRGIVALALIASLLIVLFQASVTALIPLYAIGVFLSFTLSQAGMARRWWKVGRLAPGQEVQERGSTLRYDPRWALKMGINGFGSFCTAVVMLVFTITKFRDGAWIVALLVPAMVVVFWAIHHHYRDLAAHLSLEDFGPPQRMSRHRVIMPISGVHRGTVAALRYARSLSDDITAVYVSMDPAEAERVRSKWEWWGEGVRLMVLHSPYRLFLEPLVGYIEEIAAQRQPNETITIVVPQFVPRRRWHNLMHTQAAMWLRMALLFKRGVVVTNVPYQLE, encoded by the coding sequence ATGCCTATTATCGACGAAGAGACCGAGCTCAACGTATTTGAGCGGGTCGCAGAGTACCAGCCCGCTCCCTCGTGGCGTACCTGGCTCTTTGGCCGCCCGCTACAGAGCGCAGATGCGCCGCATCAAACCATCGGCAAGACGGTCGGCCTGGCTGTATTCGCCTCTGACGCGCTCTCGTCTACCGCCTATGCGACGGACGAAATTCTGTTTGTTCTGGCCGCGGTAGGGATTGCGGCCTTCGCGTATGCCCTTCCAATCTCGCTGGCCATTGTCGCGTTGCTCACAATCCTCACCCTCTCGTATGAACAGACCATCCACGCCTATCCGGGCGGCGGAGGCGCGTACATTGTGGCTCGTGACAATCTGGGCGAGCTCCCGGCCCAAACGGCGGGTGCGGCGCTCCTCACGGATTACATCCTCACGGTATCCGTCTCTGTCGCGTCGGGTGTGGCCCAGCTCACCTCTGCCTACCCGTTCCTCATTCCCTATCGGGTGGTATTGTCGGTCGGGTTCATCCTCTTCATCATGCTGATTAACCTGCGCGGCGTCAGGGAATCGGGCGTCACCTTCTCCATCCCTACGTACTTCTTCCTCGCGATGATGTTCTCGACCGTCGGGATCGGCTTCTACCGCTACATGACAGGGAGCCTTGACGCGGTCGTCAATCCGCCGTCCCTGCGAGCCCCCGAGATGGCCTCGGTGTCGCTCTTCCTGATCCTCCATGCCTTTTCGAACGGTACCACTGCCGTTACGGGAGTGGAGGCTATCTCCAACGGCATTACGGCATTTAAGGAGCCGAGGAGCCGCAATGCTGGGATGACGCTGATCTGGATGTCGGCCGTCCTGGGCACGCTGTTCCTGGGCATCACCTTCCTGGCGGTCAAGGTCGGCGCCCTCCCTTCGGAACAAGAGACCGTGATCTCGCAACTGGCTCGCACAGTCTTCCAGGGGCAGGGGCTGCTCTACCTGGCCACCATTGCGGGCACGACCCTCATCCTGGTTATGGCCGCCAACACCGCCTTTGCGGACTTCCCCCGACTCAGCGCCCTGCAGGCCGGTGACGGCTTTTTGCCTCGCCAACTCACCTACCGAGGCAGCCGGCTCGTTTTCTCGCGTGGCATTGTCGCCCTTGCCCTCATTGCCTCTCTCCTGATCGTGCTGTTCCAGGCCAGCGTGACCGCCTTGATCCCACTGTACGCCATCGGGGTGTTCCTCTCCTTTACGCTCTCGCAGGCCGGCATGGCCCGTCGCTGGTGGAAGGTCGGCCGCCTCGCGCCCGGCCAGGAGGTGCAGGAGCGCGGCTCGACGCTCCGTTATGATCCACGCTGGGCGCTGAAGATGGGAATCAACGGGTTCGGCTCGTTCTGCACGGCAGTCGTGATGCTGGTCTTCACCATCACCAAGTTCCGCGACGGAGCGTGGATTGTCGCCCTCCTTGTGCCCGCGATGGTTGTGGTGTTCTGGGCCATCCACCACCACTACCGAGACCTGGCCGCGCACCTGTCGTTGGAGGACTTCGGTCCGCCCCAGCGTATGTCGCGGCACAGGGTGATCATGCCCATCAGCGGCGTCCATCGCGGGACCGTTGCCGCGCTTCGCTACGCCCGATCACTCTCCGACGACATCACGGCGGTCTACGTCTCCATGGATCCGGCTGAAGCCGAGCGGGTGCGCAGCAAGTGGGAATGGTGGGGAGAGGGGGTCCGCCTCATGGTTCTCCATTCCCCCTACCGGCTGTTCCTCGAACCTCTGGTTGGCTACATCGAGGAGATTGCGGCTCAGCGCCAACCCAATGAGACTATTACCATTGTTGTGCCGCAGTTCGTGCCTCGCCGACGGTGGCATAACCTTATGCATACGCAAGCAGCCATGTGGTTGCGGATGGCCTTACTCTTTAAACGCGGGGTTGTGGTGACCAACGTCCCCTACCAGCTCGAGTAA
- a CDS encoding protein of unknown function (Evidence 5 : No homology to any previously reported sequences) → MLDLVYVGVAIACFALSWALIRLCERL, encoded by the coding sequence GTGCTGGATCTCGTCTATGTGGGCGTGGCGATTGCCTGCTTCGCGCTTTCGTGGGCGCTGATCAGACTGTGTGAGCGCCTTTAG
- a CDS encoding conserved hypothetical protein; putative potassium-transporting ATPase, KdpF subunit (Evidence 4 : Homologs of previously reported genes of unknown function) — protein sequence MISLYWFGGIVAVGLLIYLVVALLKPEVFS from the coding sequence ATGATCTCACTCTACTGGTTCGGCGGGATTGTGGCCGTCGGCCTGTTAATCTATCTGGTCGTCGCGCTGCTCAAACCGGAGGTCTTCTCGTGA
- the kdpA gene encoding high-affinity potassium transport system P-type ATPase, A chain (Evidence 2a : Function of homologous gene experimentally demonstrated in an other organism; PubMedId : 15292155; Product type t : transporter) — MTANGYAQLGLYMVVLLALAKPLGAYMARVYEGRPFGLDRLLGPFERWIYRLSGIRADDEMRWQTYARAMLLFNLTGVLMVYALQRMQGLLPLNPQSLGPVSPDSAFNTAVSFATNTNWQGYGGETTMSYLTQMLGLTVQNFLSAATGMAVLVAFIRGLARRSAQTIGSFWVDLTRTTLYILLPLSLVLALALASQGVVQTFGPYAKASVVQPTTYDEPVTDKDGTPVLDEKGRPVTKKARLTEQVIALGPVASQVAIKQLGTNGGGFFNVNSAHPYENSTPLSNFLELLAILLIPAALCHTFGVMVKDTRQGWAILAAMTIMFVGLLALCVGAEQGGNPLLTGLGIDQHAGELQAGGNMEGKEVRFGIVNSALWATATTAASNGSVNAMHDSFTPLGGLAPIWLIQLGEVVYGGVGSGLYGMLVFAIIAVFVAGLMVGRTPEYLGKKIEAYEMKMASLVILIPPALVLLGTAVAVVTSGGKAGISNPGPHGFSEILYAFSSAGNNNGSAFAGLGANTPFYNISLGVAMFFARYWLAIPTLAIAGSLAGKKPVPPGPGTLPTHTPLFVALLISVVVIVGALTFFPALALGPIVEHLIMMSS; from the coding sequence GTGACCGCGAACGGCTATGCCCAGTTGGGATTGTACATGGTCGTCCTGCTTGCCCTCGCCAAACCGCTCGGCGCCTATATGGCCCGCGTCTATGAGGGCCGACCGTTCGGCCTCGATCGACTCCTTGGCCCGTTCGAGCGGTGGATCTACCGCCTCTCGGGGATCCGCGCAGACGACGAGATGCGATGGCAGACATACGCAAGGGCGATGCTGCTCTTTAACCTGACAGGCGTGCTAATGGTCTATGCCCTCCAGCGGATGCAGGGTCTGCTCCCGCTCAATCCGCAGTCGCTCGGACCGGTGTCGCCTGACTCCGCGTTCAACACCGCCGTCAGTTTCGCCACAAACACCAACTGGCAGGGGTACGGAGGCGAGACCACGATGAGCTACCTGACGCAGATGCTGGGGCTGACGGTCCAGAACTTCCTCTCGGCGGCGACCGGCATGGCGGTTCTCGTGGCCTTCATTCGCGGCCTGGCGCGTCGCTCCGCCCAGACCATCGGCAGTTTCTGGGTGGACCTCACCCGCACCACCCTCTATATCCTCCTGCCGCTCTCGCTCGTCCTCGCCCTGGCGCTGGCGTCGCAGGGGGTCGTGCAGACGTTTGGGCCATACGCCAAGGCGAGTGTCGTTCAACCAACCACCTACGACGAACCGGTGACGGACAAAGACGGGACACCTGTGCTCGACGAGAAGGGCCGGCCGGTGACGAAAAAGGCGAGGTTGACGGAGCAGGTGATCGCGCTCGGCCCCGTCGCGTCCCAGGTTGCCATTAAGCAGCTCGGGACTAATGGCGGCGGTTTCTTCAACGTGAACTCGGCGCATCCCTATGAGAACTCGACACCTCTCTCGAACTTCCTCGAGTTGCTGGCCATCCTGTTGATTCCCGCGGCCCTCTGTCACACCTTCGGGGTCATGGTCAAGGATACGCGCCAGGGCTGGGCTATCCTCGCGGCCATGACCATCATGTTCGTCGGCCTGCTCGCCCTCTGCGTCGGCGCTGAGCAAGGCGGCAATCCCCTGCTGACCGGACTGGGGATCGATCAGCACGCCGGCGAGCTGCAGGCGGGCGGCAACATGGAAGGGAAGGAGGTCCGCTTCGGCATCGTCAACTCGGCGCTGTGGGCCACGGCGACGACCGCGGCCTCCAACGGCTCGGTGAATGCGATGCACGACTCCTTCACACCGCTGGGCGGCCTGGCTCCGATATGGCTGATACAGCTTGGGGAGGTCGTCTACGGCGGCGTCGGCTCGGGGCTGTACGGCATGCTGGTCTTCGCCATCATTGCCGTGTTCGTGGCGGGCTTGATGGTGGGGCGCACACCCGAGTATCTGGGGAAGAAGATCGAGGCCTACGAAATGAAGATGGCCTCCCTGGTGATCCTGATCCCTCCCGCCCTGGTGTTGCTTGGCACAGCGGTCGCCGTTGTCACCAGTGGCGGCAAGGCCGGGATCTCAAACCCCGGCCCCCACGGCTTCAGCGAAATCCTGTACGCCTTCTCCTCGGCCGGCAACAACAACGGAAGCGCCTTTGCCGGCTTAGGCGCCAACACGCCCTTTTATAACATCTCGCTGGGGGTGGCGATGTTCTTTGCTCGCTACTGGCTGGCCATCCCGACCCTGGCGATCGCGGGGTCGCTCGCCGGCAAGAAGCCCGTCCCGCCCGGCCCAGGGACTCTCCCCACCCACACCCCCCTCTTTGTGGCGCTTCTCATCAGCGTTGTGGTCATTGTCGGGGCGCTGACGTTTTTTCCGGCGCTCGCCCTGGGACCCATCGTGGAGCATCTGATCATGATGTCGTCATAG
- the kdpC gene encoding P-type ATPase, high-affinity potassium transport system, C chain (Evidence 2a : Function of homologous gene experimentally demonstrated in an other organism; PubMedId : 11248697; Product type t : transporter): MRAHLRPAIVSLALFTILTGLIYPLIVTGVAQRLFPRQANGSPIVRDGQAVGSALIGQPFDDAKYFWGRASGTAPFPYNAGASSGSNLGPTNETLRKAIRSRIEALRAADPNNQAPIPVDLVTASASGLDPHVSPAGALYQVRRVAQARGLDDATVRHVVEQHIEGRQLGILGEPRVNVLQLNEALDAMR, translated from the coding sequence ATGCGTGCGCATCTCCGACCGGCGATCGTCTCGCTGGCGCTCTTCACGATCCTTACGGGACTCATCTATCCGCTCATCGTTACGGGCGTAGCCCAACGGCTCTTCCCGAGGCAGGCCAATGGCAGCCCGATCGTCCGGGACGGCCAGGCGGTCGGCTCTGCGCTCATCGGGCAGCCGTTTGACGACGCGAAGTATTTCTGGGGAAGGGCATCCGGTACCGCTCCCTTCCCGTACAATGCCGGGGCTTCCTCAGGATCTAACCTCGGCCCAACGAACGAGACGCTGCGCAAGGCCATCCGGTCGCGCATCGAGGCCCTGCGTGCGGCCGACCCCAACAACCAGGCCCCTATCCCCGTAGATCTGGTCACGGCGTCAGCCAGCGGACTGGACCCGCACGTGAGTCCGGCCGGCGCCCTCTACCAGGTCAGGCGGGTCGCCCAAGCGCGCGGGCTGGACGACGCCACGGTGCGCCACGTCGTCGAGCAGCACATCGAAGGGCGCCAGCTCGGCATCCTGGGCGAGCCGCGAGTCAACGTGCTACAATTAAATGAGGCGCTGGACGCGATGAGATAG
- the kdpD gene encoding sensory histidine kinase in two-component regulatory system wtih KdpE, regulation of potassium translocation (Evidence 2b : Function of strongly homologous gene; PubMedId : 14534307; Product type r : regulator) — MTVMSEHRPDPEALLARVKEEAAREKRGKLKVFLGAAAGVGKTYAMLEAAREQRAEGVDVVAGLVETHGRPETEALLQGLEILASHRLEYRGTTLKEFDLDTALTRHPTVILVDELAHTNAPGSRHTKRWQDVMELLGAGIHVYTTLNVQHLESLNDIVTRITGTVVRETIPDSVLEQADEIELIDLPPDDLLQRLKEGKIYVPELAKEAIGNFFRKGNLTALRELALRRTADRVDAQMRAYMSDQAIPTTWPVTERLIVLVGPSPHSAQTVRGAKRMAAALRAEWIAVYVETEAYARLSETDRRRVAENLRLAEQLGAEVVTLSGSQTNESAAVLRYANERNVTKIILGKPTRSLWRRIVAGSIVDALVRGSGDIDIYVISGTGIPHAPVARVERAPEPDWSAYGRAATVVALCTAVAWLMYPYFELSNLIMVYLLGVTGVAARSGPGPSVLASILSVAVFDFFFVVPHFTFRVADAQYLVTFAVMLVVALVISGFTVRIRIQAESARQRERRTAALYALSRELASARGVEHVLRAAGRHIADVFGGQVAVLLPDPSGHLGLQVGPSAQFEVTPSERGVAQWVYEHGQTAGCGTSTLPGAKVLYLPLVASQGILGVLGLLPADPHSLEAPEQLHQLETFANQTALALERTQLAAAAQEAQVRAEAEKLRSSLLSSVSHDLRTPLATITGAASSLLEGDKILDDQTQQDLLESLLEEAERLNRLVNNLLEMTRMESGTLQVRKEWHVLEEVVGAALGRLTKLLCDRPVTTSLPADLPLVPIDDVLIEQVLINLLDNAIKHTPDGGPLEITVRAHNSMVTVEVADRGPGLPPGDEERVFEKFYRGYGLTSRGTGLGLAICRGIVEAHGGRIRAENRPGGGVAFRFTIPLTGTPPELEGIDV, encoded by the coding sequence ATGACCGTCATGTCCGAACATCGCCCCGATCCTGAGGCCCTTCTGGCTCGCGTGAAGGAGGAAGCGGCGCGTGAGAAGCGCGGCAAGCTGAAGGTCTTCCTGGGCGCGGCCGCGGGTGTCGGCAAGACCTACGCCATGCTCGAAGCCGCTCGCGAACAGCGCGCTGAGGGCGTGGATGTCGTGGCCGGCTTGGTAGAAACCCATGGGCGACCGGAGACCGAGGCCCTGCTCCAGGGGCTCGAGATCCTCGCCTCTCACCGCCTCGAGTATCGCGGCACAACCCTTAAGGAGTTCGACCTCGATACCGCGCTCACCCGGCATCCCACCGTGATCCTGGTCGATGAGCTGGCGCATACCAACGCGCCGGGCAGCCGACACACGAAGCGCTGGCAGGACGTCATGGAACTGCTCGGCGCCGGGATCCACGTCTACACCACGCTGAACGTCCAACACCTCGAGAGCCTCAACGACATCGTCACCAGGATCACCGGGACAGTCGTGCGCGAAACGATTCCCGACTCGGTCCTCGAACAGGCCGATGAGATCGAGCTGATCGACCTGCCCCCTGACGACCTGCTCCAGCGTCTCAAGGAAGGCAAGATCTACGTCCCGGAGCTGGCGAAGGAGGCGATCGGCAACTTCTTCCGGAAAGGCAATCTGACCGCGTTGCGGGAACTGGCGCTCCGGCGCACGGCCGACCGCGTGGACGCGCAGATGCGCGCCTATATGAGTGACCAGGCCATCCCCACGACCTGGCCCGTCACGGAGCGCCTCATCGTCTTGGTCGGCCCAAGTCCACATTCTGCCCAGACCGTACGAGGCGCCAAACGGATGGCGGCAGCGCTTCGGGCGGAATGGATCGCGGTCTATGTCGAGACGGAAGCGTACGCCCGGCTGTCCGAGACGGACCGAAGGCGCGTCGCCGAGAATCTCCGGCTGGCCGAGCAGCTCGGGGCGGAGGTGGTCACCCTCAGCGGGTCGCAGACCAATGAGAGTGCGGCAGTCCTGCGGTATGCCAACGAACGTAACGTCACCAAGATCATCCTGGGCAAACCGACCCGCTCCTTGTGGAGGCGGATCGTGGCCGGTTCCATTGTTGACGCCCTTGTGCGCGGCAGTGGTGACATCGATATCTACGTTATCAGCGGAACGGGGATCCCGCACGCGCCGGTTGCCAGGGTGGAGCGAGCCCCCGAGCCGGACTGGTCAGCCTATGGCCGTGCCGCGACCGTTGTCGCGCTCTGCACGGCGGTGGCATGGCTGATGTACCCGTATTTCGAGCTTTCCAATCTCATCATGGTATATCTGCTCGGGGTGACCGGCGTTGCCGCCCGCTCCGGACCTGGCCCCTCCGTCCTGGCCTCCATCCTTAGTGTGGCGGTCTTCGATTTCTTTTTTGTTGTCCCGCACTTTACGTTTCGGGTGGCTGATGCACAATACCTCGTGACCTTTGCAGTCATGCTCGTTGTGGCCCTCGTGATCAGCGGCTTCACGGTGCGGATTCGCATCCAGGCGGAGTCCGCACGCCAGCGCGAGCGGCGAACGGCCGCGCTGTACGCACTGAGTCGCGAACTGGCGAGCGCGCGAGGCGTAGAACACGTGCTGCGGGCCGCCGGGCGACACATCGCTGACGTCTTCGGCGGCCAGGTCGCGGTGCTGCTCCCGGACCCGAGCGGCCACCTCGGCCTTCAGGTAGGCCCGTCCGCCCAGTTTGAGGTGACTCCCTCGGAGCGTGGGGTGGCCCAGTGGGTGTATGAGCATGGACAGACGGCCGGTTGTGGGACGTCAACGTTACCGGGAGCTAAGGTCTTGTATCTGCCTTTGGTCGCGTCGCAGGGTATCCTGGGCGTGTTGGGGCTGCTGCCGGCGGACCCACACTCGCTCGAAGCGCCTGAGCAACTCCATCAGCTCGAGACATTTGCCAATCAGACCGCGCTGGCGCTCGAGCGCACGCAGCTTGCAGCGGCGGCGCAGGAGGCGCAGGTACGCGCGGAAGCCGAAAAACTACGCAGTTCGCTCCTGAGTTCGGTGTCTCACGATCTCAGGACACCTCTCGCCACTATCACCGGCGCCGCGAGCAGCCTGTTGGAAGGAGATAAAATCCTCGATGATCAGACCCAGCAAGATCTGCTGGAATCGCTCCTCGAGGAGGCCGAGCGCCTCAACCGCCTGGTGAACAACCTGCTTGAGATGACGCGGATGGAGTCCGGGACCCTCCAGGTTCGCAAAGAGTGGCATGTCTTGGAGGAGGTTGTCGGCGCCGCGCTGGGCCGCCTGACGAAGCTCTTGTGCGACCGCCCAGTGACCACGTCATTGCCGGCCGATCTGCCCCTCGTTCCGATCGACGACGTGCTGATTGAGCAGGTCCTGATCAATCTGCTGGACAATGCCATCAAGCATACGCCTGACGGCGGCCCTCTGGAGATTACGGTGCGGGCGCACAACAGTATGGTCACCGTGGAGGTCGCCGACCGGGGACCAGGCCTGCCGCCAGGCGACGAGGAGAGGGTGTTTGAGAAATTTTATCGGGGATATGGTCTCACATCGCGCGGCACTGGTCTTGGGCTGGCCATCTGCCGGGGCATCGTGGAGGCGCATGGCGGCCGCATCCGGGCCGAGAACCGACCGGGGGGCGGCGTGGCGTTCCGTTTTACCATCCCTCTGACCGGCACACCCCCGGAGCTGGAGGGGATCGATGTCTGA
- the kdpE gene encoding response regulator in two-component regulatory system with KdpD, regulation of potassium translocation (OmpR family) (Evidence 2a : Function of homologous gene experimentally demonstrated in an other organism; PubMedId : 14534307, 1532388; Product type r : regulator), with protein MSDVSDSLTALTAAAQEGGPDTPTRGPAVVLIEDERPIRRFLRATLVSQGYRLFEAATGEEGLAEAAARPPDVVILDLGLPDIDGLEVIRRLREWTAVPIIVLSARGQERDKIAALDAGADDYVSKPFGVGELLARMRVVLRHAARNLTENTDPTFAVGDLHVDLAVRRVVVGGREVHLTPIEYRLLTTLIHYAGKVVTQQQLLKEVWGPQCTEQAHYLRVYVAQLRRKLETDPARPCYLLTEPGVGYRLASE; from the coding sequence ATGTCTGATGTTTCGGACAGTCTGACGGCACTGACGGCAGCGGCCCAGGAGGGGGGACCAGATACTCCCACGCGTGGCCCGGCCGTGGTCCTCATCGAGGATGAACGACCGATTCGGCGCTTTCTCCGCGCCACCCTGGTCAGTCAGGGGTACCGGCTCTTTGAGGCGGCTACGGGTGAGGAGGGCTTGGCGGAGGCGGCCGCCCGCCCGCCCGACGTCGTCATCCTCGATCTCGGTTTGCCAGACATCGACGGTCTCGAGGTCATCCGGCGACTCCGCGAGTGGACTGCCGTACCGATCATCGTGCTCTCGGCGCGCGGACAGGAACGCGATAAGATCGCTGCGCTGGATGCGGGCGCGGACGACTACGTGAGCAAGCCCTTCGGAGTCGGCGAGCTGCTGGCGCGCATGCGGGTAGTCCTGCGACACGCAGCGCGTAACCTCACGGAGAATACCGATCCCACGTTCGCGGTGGGCGATCTCCATGTGGACTTGGCGGTGAGAAGGGTTGTGGTCGGCGGAAGAGAGGTTCACCTGACCCCGATCGAGTACAGGTTGCTGACGACCCTCATTCACTATGCGGGAAAGGTGGTAACCCAGCAGCAGTTGCTGAAGGAGGTCTGGGGGCCCCAGTGTACCGAGCAGGCGCATTACCTCCGGGTCTACGTCGCCCAGCTCAGACGGAAGCTCGAAACCGACCCGGCGCGTCCGTGCTACCTGCTGACCGAACCCGGTGTGGGCTATCGCCTGGCATCGGAATAG